One genomic segment of Tiliqua scincoides isolate rTilSci1 chromosome 6, rTilSci1.hap2, whole genome shotgun sequence includes these proteins:
- the FABP2 gene encoding fatty acid-binding protein, intestinal: MAFDGTWKVEKNDNYEKFMEVMGINLVKRKLGAHDNLKITIQQEGNKFTIKESSNFRSIDIVFTLGENFDYVMADGTELHGNWIIEGNKMVGTFKRKDNGKELKTHREITGDELVQTYIYEGVTATRTFKKA; the protein is encoded by the exons ATGGCATTTGATGGTACCTGGAAGGTGGAGAAGAATGACAACTATGAAAAGTTTATGGAGGTGATGG GTATTAATTTAGTGAAGAGAAAACTAGGAGCCCATGATAACCTGAAGATCACCATCCAGCAAGAAGGAAACAAATTCACCATCAAAGAATCAAGCAATTTCCGCAGCATAGACATTGTGTTCACACTGGGAGAGAACTTTGACTATGTCATGGCTGATGGGACTGAACTCCAT GGTAACTGGATTATAGAAGGCAATAAGATGGTAGGAACATTCAAGAGAAAAGATAATGGGAAGGAACTTAAGACACACCGGGAAATTACAGGAGATGAACTGGTTCAG acttaCATCTATGAAGGAGTTACAGCCACGAGAACCTTCAAGAAAGCTTGA